A window of the Dermacentor variabilis isolate Ectoservices unplaced genomic scaffold, ASM5094787v1 scaffold_12, whole genome shotgun sequence genome harbors these coding sequences:
- the LOC142566039 gene encoding calsenilin-like isoform X1 — translation MEPTLQPTAEHSLDALCRNTKFTRHQIQLMYRSFKQECPTGFVEEDNFKHIFAQFFPYGNACSYARYVFKSFDRNRNGAISFKDLLYCLSLLCFGSVQEKLRWAFSLYDVNGDGFITRQELRDVVCSVYALLGRRSSTDERALREHVDRVFQKMDVNQDGVVTMDEFMEICSKDDTIAKSLTLLDTTL, via the exons ATGGAGCCCACATTACAACCCACGGCCGAGCATAGCTTGGACGCGCTCTGCAGAAACACCAAGTTCACCAGACACCAGATTCAGCTCATGTACAGAAGCTTCAAGCAG GAGTGCCCCACGGGTTTCGTGGAAGAGGACAACTTCAAACACATCTTTGCACAGTTCTTCCCATATGGAA ACGCCTGCTCATACGCCCGCTACGTCTTCAAGAGCTTCGACCGGAACAGGAACGGTGCCATCAGCTTCAAG GACCTGCTCTACTGCCTGTCGCTGCTGTGCTTCGGGAGCGTGCAGGAGAAATTGCGTTGGGCCTTTTCGCTATATGACGTCAACGGCGATGGGTTCATTACGCGCCAGGAGCTCAGGGACGTCGTCTGTTCGGTGTACGCGCTCCTGGGCCGCCGCTCGAGCACGGACGAGAGGGCACTACGCGAACACGTGGACCGCGTATTCCAG AAAATGGACGTTAACCAGGACGGTGTCGTCACCATGGACGAGTTCATGGAGATCTGCTCCAAG GACGACACCATCGCGAAGTCCTTGACTCTTCTGGACACGACGCTGTAG
- the LOC142566039 gene encoding calsenilin-like isoform X2 — MAHTAECPTGFVEEDNFKHIFAQFFPYGNACSYARYVFKSFDRNRNGAISFKDLLYCLSLLCFGSVQEKLRWAFSLYDVNGDGFITRQELRDVVCSVYALLGRRSSTDERALREHVDRVFQKMDVNQDGVVTMDEFMEICSKDDTIAKSLTLLDTTL; from the exons GAGTGCCCCACGGGTTTCGTGGAAGAGGACAACTTCAAACACATCTTTGCACAGTTCTTCCCATATGGAA ACGCCTGCTCATACGCCCGCTACGTCTTCAAGAGCTTCGACCGGAACAGGAACGGTGCCATCAGCTTCAAG GACCTGCTCTACTGCCTGTCGCTGCTGTGCTTCGGGAGCGTGCAGGAGAAATTGCGTTGGGCCTTTTCGCTATATGACGTCAACGGCGATGGGTTCATTACGCGCCAGGAGCTCAGGGACGTCGTCTGTTCGGTGTACGCGCTCCTGGGCCGCCGCTCGAGCACGGACGAGAGGGCACTACGCGAACACGTGGACCGCGTATTCCAG AAAATGGACGTTAACCAGGACGGTGTCGTCACCATGGACGAGTTCATGGAGATCTGCTCCAAG GACGACACCATCGCGAAGTCCTTGACTCTTCTGGACACGACGCTGTAG